The sequence AGAGGTTGTGCAGCAGCACGACGGTTCGGATGCCGGAGAGCTTCCGGACGGCGAAAAGCAGCGGAGCGAGCAGGCCGGTCCAGTAGGCGACAAGCAGCACCTCGGGGCGTTCGCGTTTCAGGTCGCGAAGCAGGGTGAGCCAGGTAAGGGGATTGTATAAAACAATAACAGCATCCCCTCCATTGGCAGCACTCCGGTATTCGGGAACTTCGGGGGCGTGGCCGCCTGTGAGGAAGGATGGATAGAGTTTTTTGAAACCGAGACGTCGTACTGCGTGCCCTTTGACCTGCAGCTCGTCCGCAAGGAGGCCGCTGAAGCGGGATATCCCCCCTTTGAGGGGGAAAAAAGGAGAGATGAAGGCTATACGCAAAATGGAAACGGGATAGAGAAAACCTTATGGGTCCTACTGCTCGCCGAACCCCTGCTCAAAAAACTCGACAAGCTGGCGCGCAGCCTCTTCGGCATCCTCGCCATCGAGCTTCAGGGTAAGCTTCGTGCCTTTCGGCGCGGCAAGGCTCATCACCCCGATAATGGACTTCGCATTGATTTCGACACCCTGCATCTCGATATAAAATTCGGATTTGAATCGCGAAGCCAGCTTGACGACGGCGGCTGCCGGTCTGGTATGCAGCCCGGCCTTGTTTTTTACGACAACTTCCTGAACAATCACAGTTTCTGCTTCGTTGTAGATTAAGGTTCCTGTTTTGATTCCTCTTTTCAGAGATTTTTTACCATGGCGATCTCATCACATGCCATCAGTTTCGGACAATGGGTACAGTCGCGCCATATTTTCTGGGGAAAATACTCTTTTTTAATTTCTGAATACCCAAGCTTGCCGAAAAAATGAGGATTGAGCGTCAGGACAAAAACCTCCTTAACTCCCTCCTCCTTCAGAATTTCCTCTGCCTTTTCCACCAGAAGACGTCCAGTGCCTCTCCTTTTATAGTTCGAGAGCACCGCTACGGAACGGATTTCCGCAAGCCCCGACGTATAAAAAGCTACGGCGCAGCATCCGACGACCTCACCCTGATGTTCCGCGACAAAAAAGTTGCGGATGTTTTCGATCACGTTTTCAGCCGAACGTTCGAGCATGATGCCCTCACGCGCATACTCCGCCGTAATGGCCGCAATGGCTCCCGCATCCGAAAGAAGCGCATACCTGACGATCGCTTCTGCCCCATCTCCGCTCACTCCTCCTCTCTCCTGTCAAGATATTTCTTGTCGGAAGCGTGGGATGAAACCCTCACCCACATCTCATCTTTCAGCTCCTTGAGGCCCGTGCCGGTGACACTCGAAATAGCAAGCACCGTTACGCCGTCTTCGAAGGATGGAATAACCAGATCTTCGGGAGCGATATCCATTTTCGTTACAATGGCAATGCGGGGTTTGTCAAGCAGGGCCGCATCGAATTTTTCCATTTCACCAAGAAGGGTACGGTATTCGAGCGCGATATCCCCGGAATCGGCAGCGACAAGCACGGCAAGCACTTTGGTGCGTTCTATATGACGCAGGAACTGCAGTCCCAGACCGCGACCCTCGGCGGCACCCTCGATTATACCCGGAATATCGGCAACGACGAACGACTTGTAATCTTCATAACGTACGATACCGAGATTCGGAACCAGCGTGGTGAAGGGATAATCGGCGATTTTCGGCCTTGCGGCGCTCATTACCGATATCAGCGTCGATTTGCCTGCATTGGGAAAACCGACAAGCCCGACGTCGGCCATAAGTTTCAGCTCGAACTCCAGTTCAAGTGACTCGCCCTTTCCCGGAGGTTCGGAAAACCTCGGCGCCTGACGGGTAGGCGTTGCAAAATGCTGATTGCCGCGCCCGCCTCTTCCGCCGTTAGCGATCAGCACTTTCTCGTCGTCAACGGTCAGATCGGCGATTACCTCTTTTGTGGCCGCATTGCGGACAACCGTACCGCAAGGCACTTCTATCACGATATCGGCACCGTCCTTTCCGGTTTTTCTGGAACCCTGGCCATGCGTTCCCCGTCCGGCGTCATAGTGCCGTTTATATTTGAAATCGAGCAGCGTGGTCAGATGGCTGTTGGTTTTCAGCCAGACATGACCTCCCCTGCCGCCGTCTCCGCCATCGGGACCGCCCTTGGGAACATATTTTTCCCTTCGAAAACTGACACATCCTTTCCCACCGTCTCCTGCCTGTACAAAAATAGTCGCACTGTCAACAAACTTCACTCTGTCACCTGCCTTTTTGAATAATCGTCCTCATTATGTATCGTTAGTAAAGGAGACCCCTGTTAATTTTCCGTATCGCGTCAATTAACAGAAACGCCCTGAACTCTTATCGTAACCCAACCATTGCGTCAATGGCAAAACCTGCTGCAGCAGAGCAGAAACAGAAGGCTCTTTCGATCGAGGAACTCATGACCCGACTCGAAGAGATAACCCGCACTATCGAAAATCCCGATACCGGTATAGAAAGCTCGATCACCCTCTACGAAGAGGGCCTCACTATTGCCGGTCAGTGCAAAGAGCGGCTGCAGGAGGCAAGAAAGAAAATAGAGGTCATCAATCCCGACCTTGCAAAAAACTGGCCCGATAATGCCCGTACTCGAGACCTCTTCGAATCCTGACCGGATGGATGGATTCACCCGTCGAGACGGCTTTTCAGCACATCGTTGACGACCTGCGGATTGGCCTTTCCTTTCATGCGGGCCATGCACTGTCCCACAAAGAAACCGAACAACTTGGTCTTTCCCTCCCGATAGTCGGCAAGCTGTTTGGGGTTGGCCTCCAGTATCTCGTCAACCGTCCGCTCGATTGCCCCGGTATCCGAAACCTGGGCAAGCCCTTCCCGATCGACGATTTCTTCGGCAGAAGCTTCGCCCGTCTGCATCAGTTCGAAAACCTGTTTGGCGATGGTGTTGCTGATGGCTCCTTTGCCGATAAGCCCGATCAATCCTCCAAGCCGCTCCGGCGAGATCGCGAACTCCTTAATATCAAGGTATTTCTCCTTCAGCGTACGCATCACCTCACCCATTACCCAGTTTGAAGCCGCCTTTGCGTCGCCGCAAACCGTCAGGGTCCGTTCGAAATAATCGGCGATCTCGCGTTCGACCGTAAGAACTCCGGCGTCGTATGGCGGAATTCCGTACTCACTGACAAACCGCCGCTCGCGGTCTTCGGGAAACTCGGGAAGTTCGAGCCTTATTCGTTCGAGCATCTCCTGGTCAACCAGCACCGGCACCAGATCGGGATCGGGGAAGTAACGGTAGTCGTGTGCGAACTCCTTGCCGCGCATCGAACGGGTCTCACCCTTGTCGGCATCCCAGAGCCTGGTTTCCTGCACGATCGTTCCGCCGCCATCGATGATGTCGATATGGCGCTGCATCTCGTACTCGATCGCTTTCTCGACATTCTTGAAGGAGTTCATGTTCTTGATTTCGGTGCGGGTACCGTACTCCTCTGCGCCGAAAAGTCTGACCGATACGTTTGCGTCGCAGCGCAGACTGCCCTCTTCCATGTTGCCGTCGGAAATACCGAGATACTTCACGATCTGGCGCATTTTCTGCAGATAAGCCGACGCCTCCCTCGATGTGCGGATGTCGGGGTAACTGACAATTTCAAGAAGCGGCACGCCGCAACGGTTCACGTCGATATAGGTGTCGTCGCCGATATCGT comes from Chlorobium limicola DSM 245 and encodes:
- a CDS encoding HPr family phosphocarrier protein gives rise to the protein MIVQEVVVKNKAGLHTRPAAAVVKLASRFKSEFYIEMQGVEINAKSIIGVMSLAAPKGTKLTLKLDGEDAEEAARQLVEFFEQGFGEQ
- the xseB gene encoding exodeoxyribonuclease VII small subunit; translated protein: MAKPAAAEQKQKALSIEELMTRLEEITRTIENPDTGIESSITLYEEGLTIAGQCKERLQEARKKIEVINPDLAKNWPDNARTRDLFES
- a CDS encoding N-acetyltransferase, whose product is MSGDGAEAIVRYALLSDAGAIAAITAEYAREGIMLERSAENVIENIRNFFVAEHQGEVVGCCAVAFYTSGLAEIRSVAVLSNYKRRGTGRLLVEKAEEILKEEGVKEVFVLTLNPHFFGKLGYSEIKKEYFPQKIWRDCTHCPKLMACDEIAMVKNL
- the obgE gene encoding GTPase ObgE, which translates into the protein MKFVDSATIFVQAGDGGKGCVSFRREKYVPKGGPDGGDGGRGGHVWLKTNSHLTTLLDFKYKRHYDAGRGTHGQGSRKTGKDGADIVIEVPCGTVVRNAATKEVIADLTVDDEKVLIANGGRGGRGNQHFATPTRQAPRFSEPPGKGESLELEFELKLMADVGLVGFPNAGKSTLISVMSAARPKIADYPFTTLVPNLGIVRYEDYKSFVVADIPGIIEGAAEGRGLGLQFLRHIERTKVLAVLVAADSGDIALEYRTLLGEMEKFDAALLDKPRIAIVTKMDIAPEDLVIPSFEDGVTVLAISSVTGTGLKELKDEMWVRVSSHASDKKYLDRREEE
- the gatB gene encoding Asp-tRNA(Asn)/Glu-tRNA(Gln) amidotransferase subunit GatB, translated to MKYELVVGLEVHCQLNTNSKAFCGCSTRFGNPANTNVCPVCLALPGALPVLNRRVVEDAVKLGLATGCSIAPSSILARKNYFYPDLPKGYQISQFEEPICTEGMLRIDVGDGCRDIRLIRIHIEEDAGKSIHDIGDDTYIDVNRCGVPLLEIVSYPDIRTSREASAYLQKMRQIVKYLGISDGNMEEGSLRCDANVSVRLFGAEEYGTRTEIKNMNSFKNVEKAIEYEMQRHIDIIDGGGTIVQETRLWDADKGETRSMRGKEFAHDYRYFPDPDLVPVLVDQEMLERIRLELPEFPEDRERRFVSEYGIPPYDAGVLTVEREIADYFERTLTVCGDAKAASNWVMGEVMRTLKEKYLDIKEFAISPERLGGLIGLIGKGAISNTIAKQVFELMQTGEASAEEIVDREGLAQVSDTGAIERTVDEILEANPKQLADYREGKTKLFGFFVGQCMARMKGKANPQVVNDVLKSRLDG